One Ostrea edulis chromosome 6, xbOstEdul1.1, whole genome shotgun sequence genomic window, CAGTATTTATAACCTTAATTAAACTTAAGGAAAACGGAGGTCATGTGTCGACAGGTGTTGGTATGTTcatgaaccctcactgctatgtccCTGAGCGCTaatcataggtctaaatttgttgtacttcatctacagctagtgacgtttCAATACGAGTTTAAAATTATtctcgacaggacgtaaaacaaacaatctatCGAATGATTGATATGTAAAGGTACACACCCACCTTGTAACAATCATTCCATTTCAAAAATTGTGATCCTTAATTTTGACGCAAGTACGTAGTTTGCCATCTGAATAGCTGCCCCAACTGTCCTGATATGCTTTTTGATAAGCTCTTTCAAAATTTTGGTAATTGCTACCAACTTTTACATAAGTGAAACCATTTTCATTCAACCCAGCGACATTTGATCTTGGAAGGTATAGACCATAAAATAAGATTTTGTACATATTGCAAGCATTTATCAGACATTCAAATCATAATGAATAATGTGGACCCTAAATGGAACATCAGTACCTTTTTGATACCAGTTATGTCCCTTTAGATGTGTTATAATGCCTTCAATACTATAAAAGATCATCATTTGTTTTCAACTAACAGTACTTTGGCCTTTGAATTTTAGGTCAAATAATTATGGTTTTTCATACACTTCAACTTTTGACCTGGAATTAAAGGacttaggtcaaggtcatatttcCTTTTAATGACACAGCATGCTTTCaagaaaatctttttcccaatcTGAAATACCCTTTCCCTTGAAAGACCTCTACTTTCTTGTGAATAATTACAATTACtagttgtttatttttattacttGAATCAGTCTATTGACCTTGCCTAGCAAGTCAGTAATAAGATATGCATCTCATTGTTTTCTAATACCTACATGAAACTGTAATTTGAAGGGGGGAGGTATATAAACAACACATCCTGTATAAAGTTCtatcaaaattaacataatttatacatgtaaatcttctatatatgcataaaatgaaaatcaaacttGTATCACAGTCATTAGCTAAAAACTTTTTGCAGATAATATTTGAGTTTTGAAACATGGAATAAATGTTCTCCATTGACAGATTCAGTAAGGAATTCAGATGTGTCGTTGGAATCATCACCATTATTGGGATTTACACAGCAGATGTGAAAAATGTTCACAGAACAAATCATTATTATGCTGACAAAAAGtacattatatgataaagaaatgaaagattACAGATTGTCAGAAATTATTTGTCTGTCTTGTCTATTGACATTCTTAGTGAACAGTCATTGACCCGAGGGTATAAGGCTTTGATGGCACTGTTTCATTTACTACTTGTCAGAAACAATCGTCCTGGCAATGAGCTCCTTCATGATTTCATTACTGCCCCCGTAGATGGGCTGAACTCGGGAGTCCACAAAAGCCCGGGCAATTGGATATTCCCACATATAGCCCCAGCCCCCGTGAAGCTGTAGACAGCGGGTTGCAATTGAATTCTGTAGGTCTGTAGCCCTGCCaatgaaaaatatcacaaaattaaaattaagcAAATTCAAGTGCTTTAATGAGCAAATCACTAAAAACTACAATTAAAAGTAAACGTACATGTGcaatttttgttgaaatgtGGTATTGTACATTTAGCatcaaaatatttgttcaaATACAGTTGATATTCATTCTACATTTTAACTGGTTAAATCATTGAGTATTGGGGGAGTGGAAAGCTACACATTTTGATGTCTGATAAGAATGAAACAACACCTATTAAATGAATCAATACTTTTATCTAAAACTGAGCCATGCAAAGTCATGTATATTGATTAGGAAAACtacttttcaaatttactgtaaacaaggGAAATATGGGGGCGATCTTCACAAAACTTTTGGATTAAAGAAAAATAGCAAAATAATCCATTGGAGTGCATATTCTGTTCATGAGAGTTTATTACAAAAGAATTTTTCATTGTCATACAGTTCAAAATACCCAAATTACCATTAAGATTTTTATTTCGGCTTCACTGCATAATACTTTTACTATTTACATACAtatcatttcaatttctatattgaattaaaaatataccACATGCATTATATGTATAATTTCACTCCAGTCAATTTCATtgtaataatttttatatcttatacatgtatttgccaTAGGATTCTATGCTGTAATATTATctcaataaaatgaaatgatattaaCTTTAGCTTAATGTTTTACAGTATAACAATactaaacaagatgtactgtgagcaatgctcactaagaataccccccgcttaccccaatctcccaaagggtgttgttaataggtataaattacctctttcctgagtgtaaaaatatggtatgcatttgtagaagaaaatggaagatatagtccgaacacaaatccatggcataaacctataattttgaccttgagatcaaaggtcaaggtcataaagaggtcatgaatgtacatgacacatcgtctcatggtgatacactcatgtgtcaaatatggtatgcctatgtcaaagaacaaagaagttatggcccggacacaaatccattgtaaaaaacctttaattttgaccttgaggtcaaggatcaaggtcatataggtcatgaaggtacatgacacatcgtctcatggtgatacactcatgtgtcaaatatggtatgcctatgtcaaagaacaaagaagttatggcccggacacgaatccattgtaaaaacctttacttttgaccttgaggtcaaggtcatatggaggtcatgaaggtacatgacacatcgtctcatggtgatacactcatgtgtcaaatatggtatgcctatgtcaaagaacaaagaagttatggcccggacacgaatccattgtaaaaaacctttaattttgaccttgaggtcaagggtcaaggtcatatagaggtcatgaaggtacttgacacatcgtctcatggtgatctacctgtgtgccaaatatggtatgcctaagtcaaagaacaaagaagttatggcccggacacgaatctgcacagacagacggacggacagacagacagacagacagagtgattcctatataccccccagaacttcgttcggggggtataattactaTATGATCAAATAATTGTGTGCTTTCCATTCACCGAGATCCAACAATTAAGGAAAACTGAACATTATGTTAACCTGCATGTATTTTCAATGTGAATATAACATTCGATTTCGCCAACATCTGGCCAAAAATAAATTGGGAATTTccaaattgataaaatatataatattttggtCATTCAATGAAAGCTTATCTTACTTTCGACGATcttacattacatgtaattgtaaagaAAGGGTGACTTCTATCACAAACTGCAGTAACAGCCTTAGAATTATAGTAACATTAGACTTGAACTAAAGATGAACAATCAGGTCTTGTTTGGTGAGATCTAAATGTTTTTATAGTTGCTAGTTTTGATGTTTCAAATCATTTAGTCATAGAATAAACAATATCTCGTGTCTCAAATCACCGTTAACTAGGTCTTGCAGTTTAGTTGTACACAAAAATAGCCAACTAGGTATTGTTCCGTATGTTCCAGAAGCCGGTTTCaatctttagaatttttcaatcattgaGTGAccaatcatataaaataattattaCCATTTTCTCAATCAATACGATGCTTTATCCTGCCTCtgataaaaatcttgaaatttcagtggCTGAAACCAATACTATGTACAACGATATCATGCCTTTTACGAACCTAATGTTTGCCAATATGCGGCATATTGCCCCTTTCACATGGTTTACTGACCACATATCTACTATGACATCATGAGAATACACATCCTCTGTCACTAAAAATTGTTCAtcgcatattatgacgtcataggtaagaacattttaaagtacaaaaataaataaattcatttttgaatttacagtgtgttgaaaaatttgtttttgtccCGTTGATGTTGGTTTAAATGTTGCAGTCATTTTTTCATTGTTGTATGTTTGATAAAGTATTTCAAGAATACATAAGTTGCAGtcatttattattgttttaataaaGCATCAAGACTGAATAATGTCAATATGCcttaatgtatgtacatgtacgtaaaaTCATCGACAGGATAAATACTTATAGGGGTAATATGCAAATATATGGGGTCCTTAAAAAACCAAAAAGATATTGGGTGAGGTGgatttttgatttattttttttttcatgatttcttCCTTTACATCAAACTTGATTTGTAGTGGATATTGGTCCGAAAATAATGTGACAAAGTTTCCAAATGTTATTAAGTGAGCAGtttcaaaattacaattttcttctCGGTTTTGGCAGCCCATCAAAGTCTCAAGTGTTTCTGGTTTAAGACAGGTTTCTGACCTGCATCATGGTGAATTTATCTTACCAGTATTTTGCCATTGATGCTGTTACTGAATCAAGCCCTCTCTCATTGTGAATTTTCAAACACTGATCCAAGAAGGCGCGTCCGACAGCTACCTCAGTTTTGATCTCGGCCAGTTTGTGTTGAACAGTCTATAGCACAAGAAATAATCACATGCAATTACAATCAAAATTACTGTAGAGCATGTGTTCAAATTGTTTACAGTTCAGAGTAGTGCTAGAAATGCTCATCTGAGGAAAATTACTCATATATAAGCAAtaatcaagtttttaaaaagttggtAAAACAGCATGGTAAAGTTCAAGAGCATAAATTTTGGTACCAGTATTAAAAAAAAGAGCTTTCAACAAGAATTCTATTAACAAAATTTAATTACTCTATCACAGGcatttcaaaagttatggtcaatGATTAAGAATCTGATAAGTAGATTACAGATCATTATCAAGGTTACAAGATCAAATGAGATCCTGCTTGTTAAGGTATCCCAATGGACTTcacatgtaaatttaaaagtgTTTTTATCAGTTTGAGTGATCTACCGCTGCTTCAAGTTTTATAGTGTTTGCTGTTTTAATGCTTAGTGGGTATACACATTGGTAGTCAAGAGGTGAAACATGTACCAACCTACGATATTTTAATGACAGACAATCTTAGCTAGTGGTTTTATCTTCTAATTTGCAAAGATTTTTTACCTAAAGCCAGTATGGATACCCTATCCTCAGTAGGGGGTGAAAAAAGACAGCACCTTTACGATTCGATTCAAATCGTGATACAGTAGTTtcaatttgattattttcaatTAGATTTCATAACATACAATGAATATCTATGATGCAGATAGATATAAATGAAGTtcaatatttcagtttgtttATTGCTATCTACAATCTAAACATTAACATAGAAAATGATGTGTGATTAGGTTTGTTAGTTTAAAAGaaggattaaaaaaaatcaaagtgttCCCTTGCAGAGATGTGAAGGGGGCAGTTTTCTACCCTGCAATTTCCTGGCTGTTAGATGtccattttgcaaattatatgttGATTGAACCTGAATTTCCCAATCAGAGACATTGTAAAGATTTTTGATAATTTCTTATTTACAAATGATAGACAATACATTCTCTTACCATGAGTAAAGTTTCAATGAACATGTACTAAATCATATGCACCAATTTGCACATCcaattattatgtctcccctcttccaggaggagacatattgttttcgtactttctgtccatctgttcatccatataggagaagtattcactaagggctgttccattaaaacatatgaggtacccagggaaggcactttaaaatttgggtaaccacccatagaagcataaaaatgtaatgagggaccactcacagaagcaattttagatagtgcggcaccacccatagaagtgaaataaatgtgaaatacactttttctttacattcaatatgtatgaatgactatttataacccctgaatagaggtctattttcagatgttcccaagcatgatagtaaagagaagagtatcttgggtctcatcaccattcaaataactggccatcaatgaagcttgatcatagaaccatcaatttattttatcaagactgtCTTTCTTAAACACGATGAgctaaatcaattttataagtctacctgTCCATAAAAAGcctagtattgtaaatgttcaaaaacaactattaggccacagttttttaatttattggtttacggattttaaaaataaaatttagggtcggtcgggagaaaaaaaaaaataaataaaataaacatttttaatatctatcgtttcattttcaataaatcattaacattatttcatgagtacaaataaacaaaacatgtattttaaaaatattggataaaaaattctttagaGTAACTAGTACattaatatgaattttgaaaaaaaaaaatgcaatttcaaattcagtgtataactatatacatgtatctatgttacACTTTGGTAGAACATAAGCCGAGAATGTGTAAGGTCATATCTCTTTGATGTATccagtatttatataatgttgttcagtaattttgctgtattatgctcaataaagattttacattaacaaattgtaaacataaagaaaaaaaattaatataagtACTAAATTACAATTGTATGTAGTAATTCCACTTTTAGTTTCAGAATGTTTATACCcctatgaaataatttttaaccccATTTTCCCCACATAGACATGCCCATGGAATTATCTACCATCTTTTTGAAAGAaaagtttcttgtttttcatttttatttgatactcaAATTCTTTCCACCACTACACAGGGTATACTAATTTACGagaaatatgcatacctttCTGAGTTTTATCTGGTCATATTTTTTACAGGCGTTCATCATAATATCAAAAGCATTTAAAAAATTTTCACACTGTTAGAACTATTCCCTGTTAGGATTTTTGATGGCAGAgatgcacgtacatgtattcaaatacatttattatgacagtcactagttagaataatctaaatGTGTCTCGGTACAGGTCCTCACCACACTCaaaccgggtccgtaggacattatcactttaacgatagaacatccaATCTAGTAAAGTCGCTAACAATTGTACCTTCCTCTCATCTTTAAACACCCAAATAGCACTGCATTTTGTGTTATGTTAGCAGCAAGAATACCGTCaattgtatgagaaatatttatttctatcaattccTTTATCTCGTGAAAAAATGTCATCTCAGCatccataggcgtagcttgggttcgaatattaccgaggcagggggtctgggggggggctgtgccccccagaagctatcaacattttaacaacgtaaaaggtgttttttttaccgaggcagctgcctcggttgcctcaatggaagctacgccactggcaTCTGTTTCGTCGTCAAGAATGATATAGGTATCGTTACTGTCATCGTGCGtggccatatctattttatatacatggtttttaaaaatacggaataaagatatttcacaaaacgaatagtgattaccaaatacaaatcaatatgTTTGCGTTTCACGATTTTCTAttcgtaaaattgaaaatgcattttatttttattttcgatttgacatgttgggtagaatcggcagaattaaaaaaaaaaaaacatttcaatggaccacgagcacgtttcgttttccattttggacaaAGGAGATAATCCTAATTTCAGGTCGCTATAATTTTAGAGTCAAACCGGAAACGATAACCGGATCGCAGAACCTCATCGACCGAGATAAAATAAACAGAAAACggcgtttgtttcacattctactttcaacccttcccttctcttgttgcattcctctcagttttggtaaaaaaaataaagattttatcaaaacaaccacccacagatgcagttttctggcagtaggtacccaccatagatgcaattttctaccaatgacaagcacccatagattttttttaaaattgccgTCTctgggtacctcatatgttttaatggaacagccctaactGTTTTACACCCTCCAACCCTCCCCCACTATacctttaaggataacaattgatccttacaatatgcacatctacaaatggtattgaaatattgtacaaaatttcaagtctatcggataagtcatataggagaagtattcacaagctattttaacatcctccacctcTCTTAGATCCGCTATAAGTTTTAGGAAAAATAATTGGACCCCTCTGTCctggagaagtgttcacaagctatttcacATATTCCAtacctcttagatccactacaactttttgaaaaataattggatcctcctatcccaacaatatgcacatctacaaatggcaatgaagcattgtacaaatttcaaaatctatcagataagccatataggagaagtattCACAAGCTAATTTACATCTCCCACctctcttagatccactataacttttaggaaaataattggatcctcctgtcctggcaatatgcacatctacaaatggcaatgaagcattgtacaaagtttcaagtctatttGACAAGCCATGTAGGAGGAGAAgagttcacaagattttgtgacaaacAGACTGACGAATGGATGGAcggacagaaaatacaaaaacaatatatctccccctgaaagaggggagacataataagaagtAAATTCGAATTTTTCATTCTTATCAAAATCTCCTTCTACAAGTACAGACCTGAAGATTAGAAATTGTTTTTCCAAATGCTTTCCTCTGTCTGACATAGTTTCTAGTTTCCTCGAACATCCACTCACTGTTGGCAATAGCCATGTCAGCAATAATAAGTCTCTCCTGCGGCAATTCCTGCATCAGATAATAGAATCCCTTGTTTTCTTCTCCAAGCAGGGACTCTTTAGGGAGACGGACATCTTCAAAGAACAGTTCTGCGGTGTCCTATTAAatgatttcaatatttaaacattttttatcaacTATGAAAGATGGAAGTCGGAAAGCAAAAGAAATAGTGTACCGTTAAAAGACAATATTTCAAAGTCGAAGTTTATTGCAGTCTATGCGAAatacatcggaccgtcggacctgaccgatgtgcagtgcctcaggtctgatgcatcattttttacaccagaccggaatgtccgatgtcgcAGTGTCTGGTTTTGAGTTTTTCTATTTTGACACGGAGTCATTTAAAtctttgttataagtaaaaaatatcacattaatccaaatatgtaaatgattgtgattaaaaccgcatggaccctctaaagtattatacaggagggatccctggtatagtattactagtataataagatttccttggttttgcattttcacgtgtttcacttttttacattaggttatTCGGTCTGacaaatttggttcggtccggtgtgttcattgattacacaggactgaatgtcctgtgtggtccaaaaaactttcgcacaGACTGTTATTGGAATCATAAAGAGTCCAGGAACTAGTGATGTGTCACCTCAAGATAATTATACTCCTTATTACCCAATCATAAAGATTCCAGTGATGTGTCACCTTAATATAATCATACACCTCATTACACAGTCATAAAGAGTCCAGGAACCAGTGATGTGTCACCTTAATATAATCATACACCTCATTACACAGTCATAAAAGAGTCCAGTAATATGTGTCACCTCGATATAATCATATTCTTTATTACACAGTCATAAAGAGTCCAGGAACCAGTGGTGTGTCACCTCAATATAATCATACTCCTTATTACACAAACACAACTATTCATGCAACTCTTAGATATGCTTTGATATGAATTAAGGATTAGCAATAGCAGAAACATAGCAACTTTTATTTTAGTTGTAACTATACATATTGCACTCACCTGGGCCTTCAATCCAATTTTCTCTAACTTCCTACCCTTGACAAATCCCTTCATACCCTCCTCCACTAGGAAGAGACTGATGCCATGAGCCTTGGACTTGGCCTCAGGATTAGTAATTGCAACAACAATGACCAGGTCTGACATCCAGCCGTTTGTAATGAACACTTTGGACCCGTTCAAAATATAATCAGAACCATCTTTTTTAGCATTTGTTCTAATTCCTTGCAAGTCACTGAAAGAGATGTTTCAAAGTGTAAACTGAAACAACTGAAGTTTcacattaaggaggtatgctacaccagagaaatttcatatggatgaaaattggaggatatgtacaacaaggaagtcagccattatgacaatgtagagttaCACTGCTTTATATATGATTCGTAATTAGAGAATGCAAGAATGCTAAACGTACATCATATTCGCTAGCCAAGAGTTTTCGGTCCACTCTGCTCCATTCCTTGTACGGAGTGGAGTGGATTGAAAACCCTTAGCTAAAGAAGATAaatatacatctacatgtaactaAATAAATTGTATGCATGAATGGCATAATTATCCCTCCTAAATTCAGATAAGCACTGAGAGGATGAAAATAAGTCACACCTGCCTGCCCCTGGTTCTGTCATTCCTATTGCTCCAATGCAGGTTCCAGCTGTCATTCTCGGAATAAATTTCTCAATCTGCTCCTTTGTTCCGTAATGGGAGATGTATGGCATGATAATATCTGAGTGCAGACTAAACCCAGGCCCAGAACAGTTCACATACATCCTATCAATAAATTAGCATTCAATCAAAATACTAAAAATATAAACCCAGGCACAGAACAGTTCACATACATCCTATCAATAAAATAGCATTCAATCAAAATACTAAAAATATAAACCCAGGCCCAGAACAGTTCACATACATCCTATCAATAAAATAGCATTCAATCAAAATactaacaagaggtactgtgagcaatgctcactaagaataccccccgcttaccctaATCTCCCAAAAGGTGTtggcagggttcgaaattaactttttcaagcactagtccgtatggactagtcactgttgatgttcactagtctgcaaaacatttcactagtccgtccagtacatcatattaaatgatcttcattttattcaacagtatttaatgaaaccaaacacatcacagttgcaatcAATTTAATTTCTGACACGTACAGAAGAAAGAGAccaacatattttatttcgcattcaagatcttcagaagcatacaatattaacctccaagttaatccttttataaacatccataAGTGCATTTGAGATCGACATTTctgttgttttggtgctcagatCTTAGAGCCACAGGagttcaaaattttatcaataaagtcaataaaattcactcgattgaccaagtcatgagctatagtgttatgaactactgtgttagagtcgcgaatgacgagaacatgtgcgcacaaacgtgcatgttctcagaccacactacttgcagttCTTGCACCTAGAAtacgttctcgtgatgtgtactcggcgttcggaatcggcaggaatttgacaatttgtgcacgttcgaagaacAGCGGTCTTGaatgcactccatgtgtttggaagctcaggatgtcatagtcatgcaaacacttaaccatgcaggtaattaatcgaccataagttcaaacatctaagagactcggacaaatcttgctaaaaatctttaccatattcaagattgatttccggattttcactagtccgtacggactagtgctctagagagttcactagtccgacacgttttttactagtctcgggcTTAcagacatgagttaatttcaaaccctgtgttggtaataggtaaaacttcagtattatgatccaaaaggtatctaggaacacagcatctccatgcgatgaaaaaagccattaaagaatttaaatggaaaccatattgctacttcgatgtcaaGTGTGCTTGACCATTGactttttgaccccaaaatcgatagggaacatcttcatcccatgggtagtccatatatatgatatggtgacggtaggtggaaaggataatgctttagagcccggaaaccattgcgtctacagacagacggacagcccgattccagtatacccccccacaacttgttgcggggggggggggggtataaaaatataaacccAGGCCCAGAACAGTTCACATTCATCCTATCAATAAAACAGCATTCAATCAAAAtactaaaaatataatcttttcttaaaatttgcCCTCAATTTGATTTTGCCCAGTTCACTTACTATTTCAGAAGGCAACTATAAAATCGCTGCACTGATTTGGGCTTAAATATTATGCGACATTAACAATAGCATGATAAGCGCTTTAGAGATAGTAGTGTACCAGAAAAATTTGGATTGTGAAGTTGATACAAATGGAATTAATACCATGAAGATAAAatctatttatcaaaattacaatattcCATTTTGTAATATGGACATACTCTTATGAGAACTACCAAAAAGAGGTGCAACCCTTCAAATTAATAGTGAAGATCCACAAAACatgtttttgcttttcttttccTCAAACCTGGAAAATTTTCAAGGGGGTCAAATTTTTCA contains:
- the LOC125646285 gene encoding long-chain specific acyl-CoA dehydrogenase, mitochondrial-like isoform X2 yields the protein MAAYSVTRCMRFGLFNKRLLHVSRFSTSIKRHGEVRPEVSQASNMMDIGARGIFSAEHDLFRQNVRRFFQEEVLPHHTKWEKDGQVSREVWEKAGQNGLLGVNTKEELGGIGGDVLSTAITWEEQMYVNCSGPGFSLHSDIIMPYISHYGTKEQIEKFIPRMTAGTCIGAIGMTEPGAGSDLQGIRTNAKKDGSDYILNGSKVFITNGWMSDLVIVVAITNPEAKSKAHGISLFLVEEGMKGFVKGRKLEKIGLKAQDTAELFFEDVRLPKESLLGEENKGFYYLMQELPQERLIIADMAIANSEWMFEETRNYVRQRKAFGKTISNLQTVQHKLAEIKTEVAVGRAFLDQCLKIHNERGLDSVTASMAKYWATDLQNSIATRCLQLHGGWGYMWEYPIARAFVDSRVQPIYGGSNEIMKELIARTIVSDK
- the LOC125646285 gene encoding long-chain specific acyl-CoA dehydrogenase, mitochondrial-like isoform X3, with the translated sequence MKTNFNKHGEVRPEVSQASNMMDIGARGIFSAEHDLFRQNVRRFFQEEVLPHHTKWEKDGQVSREVWEKAGQNGLLGVNTKEELGGIGGDVLSTAITWEEQMYVNCSGPGFSLHSDIIMPYISHYGTKEQIEKFIPRMTAGTCIGAIGMTEPGAGSDLQGIRTNAKKDGSDYILNGSKVFITNGWMSDLVIVVAITNPEAKSKAHGISLFLVEEGMKGFVKGRKLEKIGLKAQDTAELFFEDVRLPKESLLGEENKGFYYLMQELPQERLIIADMAIANSEWMFEETRNYVRQRKAFGKTISNLQTVQHKLAEIKTEVAVGRAFLDQCLKIHNERGLDSVTASMAKYWATDLQNSIATRCLQLHGGWGYMWEYPIARAFVDSRVQPIYGGSNEIMKELIARTIVSDK
- the LOC125646285 gene encoding long-chain specific acyl-CoA dehydrogenase, mitochondrial-like isoform X1, which gives rise to MVLCFFSSFLSIGCMRFGLFNKRLLHVSRFSTSIKRHGEVRPEVSQASNMMDIGARGIFSAEHDLFRQNVRRFFQEEVLPHHTKWEKDGQVSREVWEKAGQNGLLGVNTKEELGGIGGDVLSTAITWEEQMYVNCSGPGFSLHSDIIMPYISHYGTKEQIEKFIPRMTAGTCIGAIGMTEPGAGSDLQGIRTNAKKDGSDYILNGSKVFITNGWMSDLVIVVAITNPEAKSKAHGISLFLVEEGMKGFVKGRKLEKIGLKAQDTAELFFEDVRLPKESLLGEENKGFYYLMQELPQERLIIADMAIANSEWMFEETRNYVRQRKAFGKTISNLQTVQHKLAEIKTEVAVGRAFLDQCLKIHNERGLDSVTASMAKYWATDLQNSIATRCLQLHGGWGYMWEYPIARAFVDSRVQPIYGGSNEIMKELIARTIVSDK